The window GGGCTCGTACTCAAGCGCATTGCCCTCGCCGAGCTCCGTGATCGTCCCAAGAGAAAGATCGGTAGCCTGCAAGGTCCATCCGGTTGGCGGAGCGAGCCGGATCACACCTCGCCTTCCCGCCGCCTCATGGAGACGCAAGACCCAGCGGCCGCCATCCAGCGGCGCAGCCCAGCAGGGAATCAATGTCTCCCCCCCGGAAACCTCGCCGAGAGCCGAAGGAATGGGGCGACCCCGATAAACCAGAGGCGCGGTAAATTCCGTCTCAGCCACGGAGGCTGGCTGTGAGGCACGGGGGAGGGTGATGTCGTAGCGGCCAAGAACCAGGCGGATCCGATGCGCTCCCATGTCGCTGTAAGCGGCGGGCGCTTCGATGCGCGAAAGATGCTGCGGCCAGACCGAGGCGTGCACATTATCCATCCCTGTCACTCTCGGGCTGCGCACCAGGCTCACACCTGCCACTCCGCTGCGCACGGAAACGCCGTACTTTGACTCCGTCGCAACAAACATTCCCTCGCGCTCTCCCTCGTCGAAAATCGAGAAATGCCTGCTGAACGGCACCTCCCACATCGCCTCGGAAATCAGCCCATCGGGAATCTGCGAACGCAGGGTGCTCCCGAAGGGTGCTCCATAACGGGCATTCGCTCCGGCATAGCGGGTTGGAAACACCATCTTCAGCAGCTTCTCCGGCTCCTGCCAGTCGAGCTCCACCTCGACATGCAGGTGCGGGCTGCCCGCCTCCAGATAAAAGATCACCTCGGCAGTGCTCTTGGCACCGATCGAGCGACGGACACGAAAGCCAGCACGATGAGGCGCGTCCGACCATTGAGCGATTGCGGCAACCCCTTCGCAAGGCTGGCCAAGTGAGAGCGTGTTTCGATCAATATCCCAGGCTTCAAAATTCGCCGGTCGATCCGGATACATCACGAGACGGCCGAATGGACCGCAGATCGGAACCTTCGCCCCCTCCCACGCCACACTGTCGATCCATCCCTCGTCAGCGAGGCGAAACTCCACCAGTCCATTGGAGACAGTGCGACCAGAGACCTGTACGGCATCGGGATTCCCGCAGGACCCGATTTCGGCCCCAGCCAGGGGAGGAATGGTCATCCACACGGGGTGGCCTGTGGACGGATCCTCGATCCAGCGTCGAACCTCAACCGCGTGGGGATTGAAAACGCACACGCTCTCATCGCCCCCCTGCTCGAGCGCAGCGTGAGCGCGATCCATTTGCGCGACGGCATGCTTTTCTAAGTCAGGCACTCCCTCGGCATAGACATCCCATACGGAGCTCCCCGGGATGTAATCATGGAACTGGGCAAACACGAGGCGGCGCCAGGATTCCTCCATATCCCACCGATGCCCCGTAACCACGGCAACGGCCTCGGCACAGCACATGGCCCGCTCCAATCCCCGGAAGGCGGCCTTCAAGTTTCCATGGGTCGTATAGGTGCCACGGTGAAACTCGAGATAACACTCGCCCTGGTGAACTGGGAGTTGGTCGCGCAAGCTCGCCAGGCGCTCAAAGAAGGCCTCCGGCTGGTCCCATGCGAGCTCCGGCATCCCAGGCAATGCCCCGAGACGCCGAGCCCTTTCGCAGATCTCCGCCGTGGGCCCTCCGCCTCCGTCGCCAAAACCTGTCGGCAGCAGGCACTCCTGATGAATGTCCCCCTGCTGATGTCCGAGCACGCAGGCCCGGATCTCCGGCACCTGGACAAAGGTGTTGTAGCCCGCATCCCGCGTAATGTGGCCGATTACCTCCGAGCCATTCGACCGCCAGATGAAGCTGCTGTAGGGAAAGGGATTGATCGAGTTCCACGTCACCTTGGTGGTGTAAAAGTACTTCACTCCGGTCTGGGCCATGATCTGGGGCAGGCAGGCCGAGTACCCAAAGGCGTCCGGCAGCCAGGTGAGCTGGGCAGGTCGTCCCGTCATTTCCTGAAACCCTTTTTGCCCAAGCAGGAAGCTGCGCGCCAAAGCCTCGCCGCAGGCCAGGATCGTATCGGACTCGACATACATCGCTCCCGTAGCCTGCCATTGGCCGGACTCCATGCGCCCCTTCACCCTCTGATAAAGCTCCGGAGCGCGGCGGCGCACGGATTCATAGCTCGCGATCTGGCTATAGGCGAAGCGGAACTCCGGATAGTCCTCCATCAGCCGGTTCACAGTGGAGAAGGTATGCACGGCCTTGAGCTCGCCGATCCGCTCAGGCCACAGCCACACGAGGTCGATATGCGCATGGCCGGTGAGCACGCATCGCATGAACGTCTTGTCGACACGCAAATCCCGATACCCTTCCGCCAGCCGCTCACGCAAGGCATCCAGCGCGCCGGTCCTGTCCCAGGCATCGACCGCTTCGTTCATGATGCGCAGCAGGAGACGAAACGCGGGCGAGAAGCGCTCCATCGGCACCTGCAAGCCGAAGGGAACGATCCCGGCGGTCAGCCGGCTGTCCTCGCGTCCGCGCTGGTCGGCGGCGAGATCAAAGAGACATTTCAGATCATTGTATGCCTGCCAGGCTTCTTCATTCCTCCAGCCAAGAAAGGCCCCTTCAAAATAGCTTCCCGCCGCATCCATGGGCGAGGCTTCCGGATGCCAGATCGCGCTTTGGATGCAGTTCGACTCGACCCATGCCTCAGCCGCACCCGCAGGCAGCCTGACATGGCGATGCCCGACATCGAAGCCGAAATATGGCTCGCCATTCACATAGAGCGTGTCCTCGCTCTGGCTACGCCAGTTCAGCCAGAACGGCTCGGCCGAGGACGGAATATCAAGCCGATACCATCTCTGATCAAACAACCTTCCCCAAAACGAGCAGGGTCTGACCGGGCTCAATAGCTGCCGCCGCGCCTGCGCGACATCGTATTGCTGCGGGCCGGAAGGAGTAGCTGATACATCGACCGGCAGGAACCCCTGCCATATCTCTTCGCGAAGCCTGCGGATCGCGCCGTCGATGCGGTTGATGATGAGCTGGGGCAGATGATGGGACGGTAACATGAAGGATATGGGAAAAAGGTGCGCCTACTGGGAGTCGGCTTTGAGATATTTGTTCAACTCGCCGAGAAAGGGCTCGGGCATGCTGAGGTTTTCCGGGGGAAGAAATCGATAGGTGAAGACCCGGGACCCCTTGCGCCAGGCGACCGGGAGTTTGGAGTCCGCCGCGATCCAGGCTTCGCAATCCGCCTCGGGATTCACGTAATGTTCGCAGAGTTTTCCGTCCTTCGTTTCCGTGCCTGCGAGATACTTCGGATCGAGCCAGGTCGTACCCGGGAAGGCATCGCGGAAATCCGACATACCGTCATCCAGAGGCGTTGCGCGATCATTGAGCCGGGTGACATAGATATCCGGGAAAGCCGGGAAGCGGCTCAGCAGATAGTCGTCGGCAATCCAGCTTTCCACGGTTGCTCCATTGGAGATCGTTTGAACCATCCGGGCGCGGGAACCCGACCTCCAGATCTCGATCTCCACGACTTTTGGCGTGCGGTCATCCGTCCTTGCCGCCTTTTCGCCTTTGGCATCTGTCACGATGATCTTCCACCGCCCCTGTTCCGGCGGGACTGCTGCGACCGCCGGCCTGGGCGCCGCCGGTTCCTGGCCCGGCGACCATACGACCGACAGCAGAAAGAAGGATGCGGCAATACAATAACAAAATCTATTCATAAACAGCCTCCAGCTCCCTGGCGACGACCTCGCCCGTATAGCGGTCGATCGCGAGGTGCAGCCAATAGCGGCGCTCTCCCTGCACAATGAAGGAGCTGTTGAGCGCAGCCTCCGTTTGCGGGGCATTGGCAGCAAACATGCCGGTCTGGGCCACGACATCGATCAGGAGATTCCAAGTCCGGGTGTCGGCCGCATCCACGAGGGCGCGCATCGCAGCTTCCCGGCGCGTCTTGAAATACCCGTCGCTCGTGTTGGTGGGTCCATTGTCAAACGCGGTCGGGAGGTCGTCGCCCACCCGGGTGGCAAGCTCAGCCACATTGCGGAACGGCGCCGAGGCACGTTTCTGAATGATCAGATCGGCGATCTTGCCAGCTTCCGCCGGGGAAAGTACGGGAGGAAGGGTCGTTCCGTCGTCGGCTTTCTGCGCACCGGTGAGGATGGCGGACAGCACGGCTCGGGATGCAGTGTTGAGATTGACACGCCCGGCGACCACAGGCTCGTCCACGACCGTGAAAAAATCCATCAGCGCCGCGTCTGCGCTATCCGAGCTGAAAAGGTTGAGCGATTTCCAGGGGTCTCCCCGCATGGCAAATCCCATCTCTCCAACCGAGCGAAATGGCCGGTTCAGCATCGTCGGCCTCATCGCCCGCACGGCCTGTGCGGTCGTCCCAGAGGCCACCTGCCAGAGAGGGGACACCTTGTTGCTTTCGTCGCCATCCGCCCTCCGCACGACTCCATCGAGATCCGTGACGAAGCTGCTCGCCC of the Terrimicrobium sacchariphilum genome contains:
- a CDS encoding alpha-mannosidase — its product is MLPSHHLPQLIINRIDGAIRRLREEIWQGFLPVDVSATPSGPQQYDVAQARRQLLSPVRPCSFWGRLFDQRWYRLDIPSSAEPFWLNWRSQSEDTLYVNGEPYFGFDVGHRHVRLPAGAAEAWVESNCIQSAIWHPEASPMDAAGSYFEGAFLGWRNEEAWQAYNDLKCLFDLAADQRGREDSRLTAGIVPFGLQVPMERFSPAFRLLLRIMNEAVDAWDRTGALDALRERLAEGYRDLRVDKTFMRCVLTGHAHIDLVWLWPERIGELKAVHTFSTVNRLMEDYPEFRFAYSQIASYESVRRRAPELYQRVKGRMESGQWQATGAMYVESDTILACGEALARSFLLGQKGFQEMTGRPAQLTWLPDAFGYSACLPQIMAQTGVKYFYTTKVTWNSINPFPYSSFIWRSNGSEVIGHITRDAGYNTFVQVPEIRACVLGHQQGDIHQECLLPTGFGDGGGGPTAEICERARRLGALPGMPELAWDQPEAFFERLASLRDQLPVHQGECYLEFHRGTYTTHGNLKAAFRGLERAMCCAEAVAVVTGHRWDMEESWRRLVFAQFHDYIPGSSVWDVYAEGVPDLEKHAVAQMDRAHAALEQGGDESVCVFNPHAVEVRRWIEDPSTGHPVWMTIPPLAGAEIGSCGNPDAVQVSGRTVSNGLVEFRLADEGWIDSVAWEGAKVPICGPFGRLVMYPDRPANFEAWDIDRNTLSLGQPCEGVAAIAQWSDAPHRAGFRVRRSIGAKSTAEVIFYLEAGSPHLHVEVELDWQEPEKLLKMVFPTRYAGANARYGAPFGSTLRSQIPDGLISEAMWEVPFSRHFSIFDEGEREGMFVATESKYGVSVRSGVAGVSLVRSPRVTGMDNVHASVWPQHLSRIEAPAAYSDMGAHRIRLVLGRYDITLPRASQPASVAETEFTAPLVYRGRPIPSALGEVSGGETLIPCWAAPLDGGRWVLRLHEAAGRRGVIRLAPPTGWTLQATDLSLGTITELGEGNALEYEPYQVASILFTPAA